From a single Pseudomonas cremoricolorata genomic region:
- a CDS encoding TetR/AcrR family transcriptional regulator — protein sequence MAQSETVERILDAAEQLFAERGFAETSLRLITSKAGVNLAAVNYHFGSKKALIQAVFSRFLGPFCASLERELERRQARPELKPSLEELLEMLVDQALAVQPRSNNDLSIFMRLLGLAFSESQGHLRRYLEDMYGKVFRRYMLLVNEAAPRIPPLELFWRVHFMLGAAAFSMSGIKALRAIAENDFGINTSIEQVMRLMVPFLAAGMRADTAVSDAAMADAQLRPRSKPVNPPAPAKA from the coding sequence ATGGCCCAATCCGAAACCGTTGAACGCATTCTCGACGCTGCCGAGCAGCTGTTCGCGGAACGAGGCTTTGCAGAAACCTCGCTGCGGCTGATTACCAGCAAGGCCGGGGTCAACCTGGCGGCGGTAAATTACCACTTCGGCTCGAAGAAAGCGCTGATCCAGGCGGTCTTCTCGCGTTTTCTCGGGCCGTTCTGCGCAAGCTTGGAACGTGAGCTGGAGCGGCGCCAGGCGCGCCCCGAGCTCAAGCCGAGCCTCGAAGAGCTGCTGGAAATGCTGGTCGACCAGGCCCTGGCGGTACAGCCTCGCAGCAACAACGACCTCTCCATCTTCATGCGCCTGCTGGGCCTTGCGTTCAGCGAGAGCCAAGGTCACCTGCGACGTTACCTGGAAGACATGTACGGCAAGGTGTTCCGCCGTTACATGCTGTTGGTCAACGAAGCCGCGCCCCGTATTCCGCCACTGGAGCTGTTCTGGCGCGTGCATTTCATGCTCGGCGCCGCCGCGTTCAGCATGTCCGGAATCAAGGCTCTGCGCGCCATCGCCGAGAACGATTTCGGCATCAATACCTCGATCGAGCAGGTGATGCGCCTGATGGTGCCGTTCCTCGCTGCCGGCATGCGCGCCGATACCGCCGTCAGCGATGCCGCCATGGCCGACGCGCAATTGCGCCCACGCAGCAAACCGGTCAACCCGCCTGCGCCAGCCAAGGCGTAG
- the lexA gene encoding transcriptional repressor LexA translates to MLKLTPRQAEILAFIKRCLEDNGFPPTRAEIAQELGFKSPNAAEEHLKALARKGAIEMTPGASRGIRIPGLEAKPEDSSLPIVGRVAAGAPILAEQHIEQSCNISPDFFNPRADYLLRVHGTSMKDIGIFDGDLLAVHTCREARNGQIVVARIGDEVTVKRFKREGSKVWLIAENPEFAPIEVDLKDQELVIEGLSVGVIRR, encoded by the coding sequence ATGTTGAAACTGACGCCACGCCAAGCCGAGATCCTCGCCTTCATCAAACGCTGCCTCGAAGACAATGGCTTTCCCCCTACCCGCGCTGAAATCGCCCAGGAGCTGGGGTTCAAGTCGCCGAATGCGGCTGAAGAACATCTCAAGGCCCTGGCCCGCAAGGGCGCCATCGAAATGACCCCGGGCGCATCCCGCGGCATTCGCATTCCTGGCCTTGAGGCCAAGCCTGAAGACTCCAGCCTGCCGATCGTCGGCCGGGTCGCCGCCGGCGCGCCGATTCTCGCCGAACAGCATATCGAGCAATCCTGCAACATCAGCCCCGACTTCTTCAATCCGCGTGCCGATTATCTGCTGCGGGTGCACGGTACCAGCATGAAGGACATCGGCATTTTCGATGGTGACCTGCTCGCCGTGCACACCTGCCGTGAGGCCCGCAACGGCCAGATTGTCGTCGCGCGTATCGGCGACGAAGTCACGGTCAAGCGCTTCAAGCGCGAAGGCAGCAAGGTCTGGCTGATTGCAGAAAACCCTGAATTTGCGCCCATCGAGGTCGACCTGAAGGATCAGGAACTGGTCATCGAAGGCCTGAGTGTTGGCGTGATTCGCCGCTGA
- the sulA gene encoding SOS-induced cell division inhibitor SulA, giving the protein MQTSTHAPEHSQLSLFEAFLAQPVLPGLKVREPAGEYFEPDLFSELTLRGASGPCHSLLAPVLRELSEEDDTRWLTLIAPPASLTQAWLRHAGLNRERILLLQPRTGQSALHLAAEALRLGRSHTVVSWLGSLNASARQLLIRSASAGNAQSLNIRIG; this is encoded by the coding sequence ATGCAGACATCCACCCACGCACCCGAGCACAGCCAGTTGTCACTGTTCGAAGCCTTTCTGGCCCAGCCCGTGCTGCCCGGCCTCAAGGTCCGCGAACCGGCCGGAGAGTACTTCGAGCCCGACCTGTTCAGCGAGCTGACCCTGCGCGGTGCGTCGGGCCCCTGCCACAGCCTGTTGGCCCCGGTACTCAGAGAGCTCAGCGAAGAAGATGACACCCGCTGGCTGACCCTCATCGCGCCTCCTGCCAGCCTGACTCAGGCCTGGCTGCGCCATGCCGGGCTTAACCGTGAACGCATCCTGCTGCTGCAACCACGCACCGGTCAAAGCGCCCTGCACCTGGCCGCAGAAGCGCTGCGCCTGGGCCGTAGCCACACTGTGGTCAGCTGGCTTGGCAGCCTCAATGCCTCTGCCCGCCAACTGCTGATCCGCTCTGCCAGTGCCGGAAACGCACAAAGCCTGAACATCCGCATCGGCTGA